In Idiomarina sp. PL1-037, a single genomic region encodes these proteins:
- the mrcB gene encoding penicillin-binding protein 1B, with the protein MIKSRWFQYLFWTSFKIGLVLIAVIGLYAIYLDASLSRHFSNKRYQAPALVYADEVTLRKSHPMRLQRLVDVLERVGYQRNSNTGQSGYYSVGKNNVMVHRRPFDFSDGPQMAQRVQINFRGDRIESIKSWPSGRELESFRLEPELIGRISTLSKEDRLLVGLEVVPNLLIETLLKVEDRNFYHHQGVSPWSILRALAANLKAGRTVQGGSTLTQQLVKNIYLSREQTLWRKFHEAMMSLVIDYRFDKNTILETYLNEVYFGQDGSNAIHGIGLASQFYFGKQVQELTPSEIALMVGMIKGPSYYDPRRFPERAQSRRDTVLKVMFEQDLLGKDNYVAAVEQPLDVKESRRLVEHPYPHYMDLVRREMKRIILPEDWQETGLKIFTHLQVDAQSAVQRSLAQQLMAGGEDKKLEGAMVVADYRNGTVSALAGGRLSQAIGYNRALLALRPIGSLMKPIIYAAAMQDSGVGLHTPVADEPITLSDKKGKEWKPQNYDKEFDGSLLLYDALVQSRNLPAVRVGMEVGIDQLVSYLRELGVTTPLQAYPSLTLGAASLSPMAVTRMYSALMNDGRYQSLAAVSSITTHQGEVLYRREAPETEEVFDKNVSYLTRYGLRGVVAEGTASRLQSALAGQVVGGKTGTTNDYRDSWFVAVDGEHVVTVWLGRDDNQPVGLTGSSGALNVVADFYDYLPPLSMALDVPEPLQMQNFHPTTGQRIPEDCGNGRKLPAEEIRLPEDITCEGNIREKSWWERLFGG; encoded by the coding sequence GTGATAAAAAGTCGATGGTTTCAATACCTATTCTGGACAAGCTTTAAGATAGGGCTGGTACTTATCGCCGTCATCGGGCTTTATGCCATTTATCTGGATGCCAGTTTGTCGCGTCATTTTAGTAACAAGCGCTATCAGGCACCTGCTTTGGTTTACGCCGATGAGGTAACGTTAAGAAAGAGTCATCCTATGCGTCTGCAACGTTTGGTCGATGTTCTGGAGCGGGTGGGTTATCAGCGTAATAGTAATACCGGGCAGTCGGGTTACTACTCGGTTGGTAAAAACAATGTCATGGTGCACAGGCGGCCTTTCGACTTTTCCGATGGACCGCAAATGGCGCAAAGAGTGCAAATTAACTTTCGCGGTGACCGTATTGAGTCGATAAAAAGCTGGCCCAGTGGCAGAGAGCTGGAAAGCTTTCGTCTGGAACCCGAGCTGATAGGCCGCATTAGTACCTTAAGTAAAGAAGACCGTTTGTTAGTTGGGCTGGAAGTCGTGCCTAACTTACTTATTGAAACCTTATTAAAAGTTGAAGACAGAAACTTCTATCATCATCAGGGCGTATCGCCGTGGTCTATTCTGCGGGCTTTAGCTGCTAACTTAAAAGCGGGCAGAACGGTTCAGGGCGGCTCTACTCTTACTCAGCAACTGGTCAAAAACATTTATCTGAGCCGAGAGCAGACATTGTGGCGCAAGTTTCACGAAGCCATGATGTCGCTGGTTATCGATTACCGTTTTGATAAAAACACCATATTAGAGACCTACCTGAACGAAGTGTATTTTGGGCAGGACGGAAGCAATGCGATTCACGGTATAGGGCTTGCCAGCCAGTTCTATTTTGGTAAGCAAGTACAGGAGCTAACCCCAAGCGAAATTGCTTTAATGGTGGGGATGATAAAAGGTCCTTCTTATTACGACCCAAGACGTTTCCCGGAGCGCGCCCAAAGCCGCAGAGACACCGTGCTTAAAGTCATGTTTGAACAGGACCTGCTTGGTAAAGATAACTACGTTGCGGCGGTTGAACAGCCGCTTGACGTTAAAGAAAGCCGCCGTCTGGTTGAGCACCCGTACCCCCATTATATGGACTTAGTACGTCGGGAAATGAAGCGCATTATCCTGCCGGAAGACTGGCAGGAAACCGGGCTGAAAATCTTTACGCATTTGCAGGTGGACGCACAAAGTGCAGTACAGCGTTCGTTAGCACAACAGCTTATGGCTGGCGGCGAAGATAAAAAGTTAGAAGGCGCAATGGTCGTTGCTGATTACCGTAACGGCACGGTGAGTGCACTGGCTGGTGGCCGCTTAAGTCAGGCTATAGGTTATAACCGGGCGCTGTTAGCATTGCGACCAATAGGTTCATTAATGAAGCCCATCATTTATGCCGCCGCGATGCAGGATTCAGGCGTTGGTCTGCATACCCCGGTCGCAGATGAGCCCATTACGTTGTCTGACAAAAAAGGCAAAGAATGGAAGCCGCAGAACTACGATAAAGAATTTGATGGTAGTTTGTTGCTGTACGATGCCTTGGTCCAGTCGCGCAACTTACCGGCCGTTCGGGTGGGCATGGAAGTGGGCATAGATCAACTGGTGAGTTATTTACGCGAGTTAGGCGTGACAACGCCGTTACAAGCCTATCCATCGCTGACTTTGGGGGCTGCGTCATTGTCTCCTATGGCGGTGACACGAATGTACAGTGCGTTGATGAATGATGGTCGTTATCAGTCTTTGGCTGCGGTTTCGTCTATCACCACGCATCAGGGTGAGGTGCTTTATAGGCGCGAAGCACCGGAGACAGAAGAAGTTTTCGATAAAAACGTGTCTTATCTGACTCGTTATGGTTTACGTGGAGTAGTGGCTGAGGGCACAGCAAGTCGTCTTCAAAGTGCGTTAGCCGGTCAGGTAGTTGGTGGCAAGACAGGTACAACGAATGATTATCGTGACAGCTGGTTTGTGGCTGTAGATGGCGAGCATGTAGTTACGGTTTGGTTAGGCCGTGACGATAATCAACCCGTAGGCTTAACCGGCAGTAGCGGGGCTCTCAACGTTGTGGCGGATTTTTATGATTACTTACCGCCGTTGAGCATGGCTTTAGATGTACCGGAGCCTCTGCAAATGCAAAACTTTCACCCGACAACGGGACAGCGAATTCCTGAAGATTGCGGTAATGGTCGTAAATTACCGGCTGAGGAAATCAGGCTTCCCGAGGATATTACCTGTGAAGGCAATATCCGCGAGAAAAGCTGGTGGGAGCGTTTATTTGGTGGCTAA
- the panB gene encoding 3-methyl-2-oxobutanoate hydroxymethyltransferase, producing MATTKTSIATLQKMKQEGTKISSLTAYDSSFAKLMTEQGVDFILVGDSLGNVVQGRDSTVPVTVDDMIYHTQCVRRGASNAFVIADMPFMTYSTPEQAYDVAAALMQAGANMVKLEGGHWLVETIKGLKTRGIPVCAHLGLLPQSVNVLGGYKVQGKEQQQAEDTLNQALALEEAGAQLLVLECVPASLGKRITDQVSIPTIGIGAGADTDGQILVMHDMLGMNSDYLPKFAKDFLAQGGSLADAFRLYSEQVRSGEFPTAEHSYK from the coding sequence ATGGCAACAACCAAAACCAGCATTGCAACGTTACAAAAAATGAAACAGGAAGGGACCAAGATCAGCTCCCTCACCGCCTATGACTCAAGTTTCGCTAAACTCATGACCGAGCAGGGCGTCGACTTTATTTTGGTGGGCGATTCACTGGGTAATGTTGTCCAGGGTCGCGACTCAACGGTGCCGGTAACCGTCGATGATATGATTTACCACACTCAATGTGTGCGTCGTGGCGCGAGCAATGCCTTTGTTATAGCAGACATGCCTTTTATGACTTATAGCACACCTGAGCAAGCCTATGATGTCGCCGCAGCTTTAATGCAGGCGGGCGCCAACATGGTAAAGCTGGAAGGCGGTCACTGGTTGGTTGAAACCATTAAAGGCTTAAAGACCCGGGGCATTCCGGTGTGCGCTCACCTTGGTTTACTACCACAATCGGTTAATGTTCTTGGTGGTTATAAAGTACAAGGCAAAGAGCAACAACAAGCCGAGGACACACTGAACCAGGCTTTGGCTCTCGAAGAGGCCGGCGCTCAATTGCTTGTTCTGGAATGCGTACCCGCTTCTCTGGGGAAACGTATTACCGACCAGGTATCTATTCCCACTATTGGTATTGGCGCAGGCGCAGACACCGACGGACAAATTTTGGTCATGCACGATATGCTCGGTATGAACAGCGACTACCTGCCTAAATTTGCCAAAGACTTTTTAGCTCAGGGTGGCTCGCTTGCTGATGCATTCCGTTTATATTCAGAACAGGTGCGCTCAGGCGAGTTTCCAACAGCAGAGCATAGCTACAAATGA
- the pcnB gene encoding polynucleotide adenylyltransferase PcnB, producing MPRDKHPVSRSDISKNAIKVLYRLHNSGFEAYLVGGCIRDILLGLEPKDFDVTTNATPEQIKSLFRNCRLIGRRFRLAHVVFGKEVIEVATFRGHHGDSPQEENKKNRTADQDEHGQLVRDNVYGSIEEDAERRDFTTNALYYNIADFAIYDFANGVDDINAGILRMIGDPEVRYREDPVRMLRAVRFATKLNMQMDDSVSGPLKELAPLLINIPPARLFDEFLKMFMSGKAEANFLMMKDFGLFQQLFPMLKDYVADEQSPAYQMMLKAFKDTDRRIAEEQRVTPAYLIAVLLWWPLQARREQLENEGGLPPMDALNVAAADVIHRQSQRVSLPKRFSLPARDIWQLQRRLNITKGVRAQKVLEHKRFRAAYDFLLLRSYAENGDKKLAGLAEHWSKAQDNPEQLKSSKPEAKSGRRKPRRRRGPRRKPQENKGNDAT from the coding sequence ATCCCACGGGACAAACATCCAGTATCCCGTAGCGATATCAGTAAAAATGCAATAAAGGTTCTTTACCGTCTGCACAACAGCGGTTTTGAAGCCTATCTGGTTGGCGGTTGCATCCGCGATATTCTACTGGGGCTTGAGCCAAAAGATTTTGATGTCACCACCAATGCCACACCAGAGCAGATTAAATCCCTATTTCGTAACTGTCGCCTAATTGGTCGTCGCTTCCGCCTTGCGCATGTCGTGTTTGGCAAAGAAGTCATTGAAGTTGCTACTTTCCGCGGCCACCACGGGGACAGCCCGCAGGAAGAAAACAAGAAAAACCGCACGGCAGACCAGGATGAGCATGGTCAGCTGGTTCGCGATAATGTCTACGGCAGCATAGAAGAAGACGCCGAGCGCCGCGACTTTACCACCAATGCGCTGTATTACAATATTGCCGATTTCGCGATCTACGATTTTGCCAACGGCGTTGATGACATTAACGCCGGTATTTTGCGGATGATTGGTGACCCGGAAGTACGCTACCGTGAAGATCCGGTGCGCATGCTTCGCGCCGTTCGCTTTGCCACAAAACTGAATATGCAAATGGATGACTCAGTCAGCGGTCCGTTAAAAGAACTTGCCCCGTTACTGATAAACATTCCACCGGCGCGTTTGTTTGACGAGTTCCTGAAAATGTTTATGTCGGGCAAAGCTGAAGCTAACTTCCTGATGATGAAAGATTTCGGACTGTTTCAGCAGTTATTCCCGATGCTGAAAGATTACGTCGCTGATGAACAAAGCCCGGCCTATCAAATGATGCTGAAGGCCTTTAAAGACACCGATAGACGCATTGCAGAAGAACAGCGTGTTACCCCGGCCTATTTAATTGCGGTGTTGTTGTGGTGGCCGTTGCAGGCTCGACGCGAACAACTTGAGAACGAAGGTGGCCTGCCACCAATGGACGCATTAAACGTTGCCGCAGCTGATGTTATTCACAGACAGTCGCAACGCGTTTCATTACCCAAGCGGTTCAGTCTGCCAGCCAGAGATATCTGGCAATTGCAGCGTCGCTTGAATATCACTAAAGGCGTGCGCGCTCAGAAAGTGCTTGAACATAAACGGTTTCGTGCGGCCTACGACTTTTTATTGTTACGCTCTTATGCGGAAAACGGCGATAAGAAATTAGCCGGGCTGGCAGAGCACTGGAGTAAAGCGCAGGACAACCCGGAGCAATTAAAGTCGTCTAAGCCGGAAGCGAAGTCAGGCCGGCGCAAACCGCGCCGTCGTCGTGGTCCGCGCCGGAAGCCTCAGGAAAACAAAGGTAATGACGCAACATAA
- the gluQRS gene encoding tRNA glutamyl-Q(34) synthetase GluQRS, translating into MYRGRFAPTPSGPLHLGSLVAAVGSYLDAKAHKGEWLVRIEDVDKPRAVAGAANTILTQLEAHGLEWDGPVLYQSQRDSVYQHQLNQLENAQRLYQCDCSRRAIRARSDHYDGYCRNHQPRSTPFALRFVNNNPIDAFNDRVHGVLEDHSASVCEDFVLKRRDGLYAYQLAVVVDDIEQGVTDIVRGSDLITPSFWQLTLWQYFTGNQPRMMHLPLIMNDDGRKLSKQNHAPPIESSQASNNLFMALNYLGIEPEPELRQSPVREILQQALQSWCKKWHIAGR; encoded by the coding sequence ATGTATCGTGGCCGTTTTGCACCAACACCTTCAGGGCCTTTGCACCTGGGATCATTAGTAGCTGCCGTTGGTAGCTACTTAGATGCTAAAGCGCATAAAGGTGAATGGCTGGTTCGCATTGAAGATGTCGATAAACCGCGAGCCGTGGCCGGAGCGGCCAATACCATTTTAACTCAGTTAGAAGCTCACGGTTTAGAGTGGGATGGCCCCGTTTTATACCAAAGCCAGCGTGACTCAGTTTACCAGCATCAGCTCAACCAGCTGGAAAACGCTCAGCGTCTTTATCAATGTGACTGCAGTCGTCGGGCTATTCGTGCCCGCAGCGATCACTACGATGGCTACTGTCGTAACCACCAGCCTCGTTCAACCCCCTTCGCCCTGCGCTTTGTTAACAATAATCCGATTGATGCATTTAATGACCGCGTGCACGGCGTATTAGAAGATCACTCTGCTTCAGTCTGTGAAGACTTCGTACTGAAACGCCGCGACGGATTGTATGCTTACCAGCTGGCTGTGGTCGTTGATGATATTGAACAGGGAGTTACCGATATTGTACGTGGTAGCGACTTGATAACTCCTAGCTTCTGGCAGCTCACTTTATGGCAGTATTTCACCGGAAATCAGCCACGAATGATGCATTTACCGCTGATAATGAATGACGATGGTCGCAAGTTGAGTAAACAAAACCATGCGCCGCCGATTGAGTCCAGCCAGGCAAGTAATAACCTGTTCATGGCGCTGAATTATCTGGGTATTGAGCCGGAACCGGAGCTGCGGCAAAGCCCTGTCAGGGAAATATTGCAACAGGCGTTGCAAAGTTGGTGCAAAAAGTGGCATATAGCAGGTCGTTAA
- the folK gene encoding 2-amino-4-hydroxy-6-hydroxymethyldihydropteridine diphosphokinase, protein MTQHKAFIALGSNLGKPVDNILSALNVLNNDSRWQLLAYSSLYGSKPMGPQDQPDYVNAVCSVSTSLLAADLLQALHDIEDAFGRKRVRHWGERTLDLDLLLFDEQQHQTDSLRVPHPGLYERSFVLYPLAEIAADKLLPNGNTAKQQTETLTEEGLDVLICRSDITI, encoded by the coding sequence ATGACGCAACATAAAGCCTTTATTGCGCTGGGTAGTAACCTGGGCAAGCCGGTGGATAATATTCTATCGGCTTTAAATGTGCTGAATAATGATTCCCGCTGGCAATTATTAGCTTATTCCTCACTTTACGGTAGCAAGCCTATGGGCCCGCAGGACCAGCCCGACTACGTTAATGCCGTTTGTTCTGTAAGCACCAGCTTACTGGCGGCTGATCTTCTGCAAGCTTTGCACGATATAGAAGATGCTTTTGGTCGTAAACGTGTCAGGCATTGGGGCGAGCGCACGCTGGACTTGGATCTGCTGCTGTTTGATGAACAACAACATCAAACTGACTCTCTCCGGGTTCCTCACCCGGGGTTATACGAACGCAGCTTTGTACTTTATCCTCTGGCCGAAATAGCCGCCGACAAACTTTTGCCTAATGGCAATACCGCAAAACAACAAACAGAGACTCTTACCGAAGAGGGTCTGGACGTGCTAATCTGTCGGTCTGATATAACCATTTAA
- the pepB gene encoding aminopeptidase PepB, producing MSSALAIYLTQEAPASYWNPKSNLVFGENKAHIILVEDEAENLRRIQKAGRTLDNTGAVTIEAAGSDWNLERQWALSQGFTSTLSTNQVIWSKTDEPAAKELDAMREATRFSRELTNLSAEEVYPESLAQRVTEHFKALAPDTVSAEFIKGEALKDAGWMGIYTVGRASQHAPGLLVLDYNPTGDDNAPVETALIGKGITYDSGGYSIKPSEGMLAMKCDMGGAATVSGALSLAIRRGLNKRVKLILCCAENMIDGRAYKLGDIIRYKNGLTVEVVNTDAEGRLVLADGLQAAGEFGAKQIIDAATLTGAAQMAVGNEYNALFSVDEVAATKALANADKENELLWRLPLAPWHSENCPSAFADTANSRPQKGGGAGGASNAAGFLLRFAPNSGKGWLHFDLAGAYQKSATSMWATGATAAGVRTIAATVQGD from the coding sequence ATGTCCAGCGCACTCGCAATCTATTTAACTCAGGAAGCCCCCGCAAGTTATTGGAATCCAAAATCAAACTTAGTCTTTGGCGAAAACAAAGCACACATCATCTTAGTTGAAGATGAAGCTGAAAACTTGCGGCGTATCCAGAAAGCAGGCCGGACTCTGGACAATACCGGAGCAGTAACCATTGAAGCTGCTGGCAGTGACTGGAATCTGGAGCGTCAGTGGGCGTTGTCACAAGGGTTTACGTCAACCTTGTCAACCAACCAGGTTATCTGGAGTAAAACCGATGAACCCGCCGCGAAAGAACTTGATGCCATGCGTGAAGCGACTCGTTTCAGTCGCGAGCTGACCAACTTGTCAGCGGAAGAGGTTTATCCTGAAAGTTTGGCGCAACGCGTAACCGAGCACTTTAAGGCTCTGGCACCAGATACCGTCAGCGCGGAATTCATAAAAGGTGAAGCGCTGAAAGATGCCGGCTGGATGGGAATTTATACGGTAGGTCGCGCCAGTCAGCACGCGCCGGGGTTGTTGGTATTAGATTACAACCCAACCGGCGATGACAATGCGCCAGTAGAAACCGCGTTGATAGGTAAAGGTATTACCTACGACAGTGGTGGTTACAGCATTAAGCCAAGCGAAGGCATGCTCGCTATGAAGTGCGACATGGGTGGTGCAGCTACCGTATCCGGTGCATTGTCGTTGGCAATACGCCGCGGTTTGAATAAGCGTGTGAAGCTCATTCTTTGCTGTGCCGAAAACATGATTGATGGCCGCGCGTACAAGTTAGGCGACATTATTCGCTATAAAAACGGCCTGACGGTTGAAGTTGTTAATACCGATGCAGAAGGTCGTCTGGTGCTGGCCGATGGCTTACAGGCCGCGGGTGAGTTTGGTGCTAAACAGATTATTGATGCGGCGACACTGACCGGCGCCGCGCAAATGGCGGTTGGTAATGAGTACAACGCGCTGTTTAGTGTGGATGAAGTGGCTGCCACTAAAGCATTGGCGAATGCGGATAAAGAAAATGAGCTATTGTGGCGCTTACCGTTGGCCCCATGGCACAGTGAGAACTGCCCGTCAGCGTTTGCTGATACGGCCAACAGCCGCCCGCAAAAAGGTGGTGGTGCCGGTGGTGCAAGTAATGCCGCGGGCTTTTTACTGCGCTTTGCGCCGAACAGCGGCAAAGGCTGGCTGCACTTCGATTTAGCTGGCGCTTACCAAAAATCGGCGACCTCTATGTGGGCGACAGGCGCTACCGCGGCCGGTGTTCGCACCATAGCCGCAACCGTACAAGGTGATTAA
- the hrpB gene encoding ATP-dependent helicase HrpB has protein sequence MTLPIESVLPELAKAFPAARVVIEAPPGAGKSTQLPLFLLQQGIANDGLIVMLQPRRVAALNIAHYLAKQLGESVGEQVGYTVRGDSKRSKATKLLVITEGVLVRWLQEDPELGGIGTLIFDEFHERNLHSDLSLALVIDALPLRPDLNLLIMSATLPAESLKLWLESYCDQVQVLRSEGRSYPVEYHYRPASHVTQWLTDLPKVVVEAFAAAEKGVLVFLPGVYEIQKIATELSQRMPPGTIILPLHGRIPLQQQRQVLKAPDQKRIILATNIAETSLTLDGIDVVVDSGRERRAQYLPQYGLSQLATQRIAKASATQRAGRAGRQQAGQCFRLWARSDEHGFADYAPPDVATQDLSALVLDVLRWGSEVNQLAWFSQPDPGHCAAATDFLASTGLIKQGQLTAKARQLESGGFDPRILLVADAAKALANEQQAAMARVLATLEEPQTSIKTVDLFERTQQHYQQQKQAPLWQQRWRYWLNHFGLKEVADSAESATTCEEGLAAALLQGYPDRVAKYDASRGDFQLACGGRVSGDSSRLKQPTWAIIFDVTFHEQNTIGRSRCLLPVDDALSLLKEAGIPLQTRKTAEWVGEQQQLRQITRTQLGSLVLSQTTNSGPVSNEQKAEAFCLWLRDKGLDKLNWSQRAKQLQRRVYWLQQAGELGAYDMSDAGLLNSLERWAAPYWTNIRSLKQLQQWDPYEALCYFLDYSELQRLNSACPEWWQTPTERKVFINYLDDTPRVEVKLQEMFGVSESPKIIDNQQVVTVDLLSPAGRLLQRTNDLASFWQNAYADVRKEMRGRYPKHPWPEDPLNATATFKTKRQQ, from the coding sequence ATGACCTTGCCAATTGAGAGCGTGCTGCCGGAGCTGGCGAAAGCCTTTCCGGCAGCGCGTGTCGTTATTGAGGCACCGCCCGGTGCCGGTAAATCAACACAACTTCCGCTATTTCTGTTGCAGCAGGGTATTGCTAATGACGGTCTTATTGTCATGCTGCAGCCCCGGCGTGTTGCTGCGCTGAATATTGCTCATTATTTGGCTAAGCAGTTGGGCGAGTCGGTAGGGGAGCAAGTTGGTTACACGGTGCGCGGCGACAGCAAGCGCAGTAAGGCAACTAAGTTACTCGTTATTACGGAAGGCGTGTTGGTGCGATGGCTACAGGAGGATCCTGAGCTTGGCGGTATTGGCACGCTAATCTTCGATGAATTCCACGAACGCAATTTGCACAGTGACTTGAGTCTGGCGTTGGTGATTGATGCCCTGCCATTGCGTCCGGATTTAAACCTGCTGATTATGTCGGCCACCTTGCCCGCAGAAAGTCTTAAACTCTGGTTAGAGAGTTACTGTGATCAGGTGCAGGTTTTGCGCAGCGAAGGCCGGAGTTATCCGGTTGAGTATCACTATCGCCCAGCATCTCATGTTACTCAATGGCTGACTGACTTACCCAAAGTGGTTGTCGAAGCCTTTGCTGCTGCCGAAAAAGGTGTTCTGGTTTTCCTACCCGGTGTTTATGAAATACAAAAGATTGCGACTGAACTGAGCCAGCGAATGCCGCCGGGCACAATCATTTTACCCCTGCACGGGCGTATCCCCTTGCAGCAACAGCGGCAAGTATTAAAGGCGCCGGACCAAAAACGCATTATTCTGGCAACGAATATTGCTGAAACCAGCTTAACTCTGGACGGTATTGATGTGGTTGTCGACAGTGGTCGCGAGCGCCGGGCTCAATACCTGCCGCAATACGGGCTAAGCCAGTTAGCAACGCAGCGTATTGCCAAAGCATCGGCGACACAACGTGCCGGCCGTGCGGGTCGCCAGCAGGCCGGGCAATGTTTTCGCTTGTGGGCGCGCTCCGATGAACATGGCTTTGCCGATTATGCGCCTCCGGACGTCGCCACTCAGGATTTATCAGCACTGGTACTGGATGTACTGCGCTGGGGCAGTGAGGTGAATCAACTGGCCTGGTTTTCTCAGCCCGACCCCGGCCATTGCGCCGCGGCGACCGACTTTTTAGCCAGCACCGGCTTAATAAAACAGGGGCAGTTAACCGCAAAAGCCCGACAGCTCGAGTCCGGCGGTTTTGATCCCAGAATTTTATTGGTGGCGGACGCAGCCAAAGCTTTGGCGAACGAGCAGCAAGCTGCTATGGCTCGTGTTCTGGCTACACTGGAAGAGCCGCAAACTAGCATAAAAACAGTCGATCTATTTGAACGCACTCAGCAGCATTATCAACAACAAAAACAGGCGCCTTTGTGGCAACAACGCTGGCGCTATTGGTTAAACCATTTTGGGCTGAAAGAAGTTGCAGACTCCGCGGAATCCGCAACAACCTGTGAAGAAGGCCTTGCCGCTGCCTTACTGCAAGGTTACCCCGACCGAGTCGCAAAGTATGATGCCAGCCGAGGCGACTTTCAACTGGCCTGTGGCGGGCGGGTGAGTGGCGACAGCAGTCGCCTTAAGCAGCCAACCTGGGCAATTATTTTTGATGTCACCTTTCATGAGCAAAATACGATAGGCCGCAGCCGCTGTCTGTTACCTGTGGACGATGCCTTGTCGTTACTGAAAGAAGCCGGCATACCTTTGCAGACCAGGAAAACAGCTGAATGGGTAGGTGAGCAGCAACAACTGCGACAAATAACTCGTACTCAGCTGGGCTCCCTGGTACTCAGCCAGACTACGAATAGTGGACCGGTTTCCAATGAACAAAAAGCCGAAGCCTTCTGCCTGTGGTTGCGCGATAAAGGCCTGGATAAACTCAACTGGAGTCAACGCGCGAAACAGCTACAACGGCGGGTCTACTGGCTGCAACAAGCCGGAGAGCTGGGGGCTTACGACATGAGCGATGCAGGACTACTTAATAGCCTGGAGCGCTGGGCTGCGCCATACTGGACGAATATCCGGTCATTAAAACAATTGCAGCAGTGGGATCCTTACGAGGCCTTGTGTTATTTTCTCGACTACTCAGAACTGCAACGTCTTAATTCGGCTTGTCCTGAATGGTGGCAAACTCCGACAGAACGTAAAGTGTTTATAAATTATCTGGACGATACCCCCAGAGTTGAGGTCAAATTACAGGAAATGTTTGGTGTCTCTGAATCGCCTAAAATTATTGATAACCAACAAGTTGTGACCGTGGATCTTCTGTCTCCGGCCGGGCGTCTGTTACAGCGAACCAATGATCTCGCGAGTTTCTGGCAAAATGCGTACGCCGACGTGCGCAAAGAAATGCGTGGTCGCTACCCTAAGCATCCGTGGCCCGAAGACCCTCTGAATGCAACCGCAACGTTTAAAACCAAAAGGCAGCAGTAG
- the sfsA gene encoding DNA/RNA nuclease SfsA, whose protein sequence is MQFNKPLRQGVLQKRYKRFLADIDFGDNETTTTHCPNTGAMTGCAEPGFTAWCSVSDNPKRKYSLTWELAQNNNGEIIVVNTQHANRMAGELLQTNLVPELSQWQELKPEQRYGKEKSRIDWWAVDQNNRECFIEVKSVTLADAGQGYFPDAVSQRAHKHLNELMQVVADGHRAVQLYMVMHDGIEQVSPAAHIDTQYAELCKKAASVGVEFYAVKCRASAKEIKLERPVPVSL, encoded by the coding sequence ATGCAATTTAACAAGCCCCTGCGCCAGGGAGTTTTGCAAAAAAGATACAAGCGTTTTCTCGCCGACATTGATTTTGGTGACAACGAAACGACAACAACCCACTGCCCTAATACCGGAGCCATGACCGGATGTGCAGAGCCTGGCTTTACGGCCTGGTGCAGTGTTTCTGATAACCCCAAACGTAAATACTCACTGACCTGGGAGCTCGCTCAGAATAACAACGGTGAAATTATTGTGGTCAATACACAGCACGCTAACCGCATGGCCGGAGAGTTACTGCAAACCAACCTTGTGCCTGAATTAAGCCAGTGGCAAGAGCTAAAACCAGAGCAACGCTACGGTAAAGAAAAAAGCCGCATCGACTGGTGGGCTGTCGACCAGAATAACCGTGAATGCTTTATTGAAGTGAAAAGTGTCACTTTAGCGGATGCGGGTCAGGGTTACTTTCCCGACGCAGTCAGCCAACGCGCTCATAAACACCTTAATGAACTTATGCAGGTTGTGGCCGATGGTCATCGCGCCGTGCAGCTATACATGGTAATGCACGACGGTATTGAACAAGTTTCCCCCGCCGCACATATCGATACCCAGTATGCTGAGCTGTGTAAAAAAGCAGCGTCAGTCGGAGTCGAGTTTTATGCCGTAAAGTGCCGCGCGTCGGCGAAAGAAATAAAACTGGAGAGACCAGTTCCCGTAAGCCTTTAA
- the dksA gene encoding RNA polymerase-binding protein DksA produces the protein MPQGKDKKTHGILAMAGLEPYQEKQGEEYMNDAQRAHFRRILEEWRRQLRQEVDRTVHHMKDEAANFPDPVDRAAQEEEFSIELRTRDRERKLIKKIEKTLQKIEEDDFGFCESCGIEIGIRRLEARPTADQCVDCKTLAEMKEKQMTGA, from the coding sequence ATGCCTCAAGGCAAGGATAAGAAAACCCATGGCATCCTGGCGATGGCCGGCCTGGAGCCGTATCAGGAAAAACAGGGTGAAGAGTACATGAACGATGCGCAACGTGCGCATTTTCGTCGTATTCTGGAAGAATGGCGTCGTCAATTACGTCAGGAAGTTGATCGCACAGTGCATCATATGAAAGACGAAGCAGCGAATTTTCCTGACCCGGTAGACCGCGCTGCGCAGGAAGAAGAGTTCAGTATCGAACTACGTACACGTGACCGTGAGCGTAAGTTGATTAAGAAGATTGAAAAAACTTTACAAAAGATAGAAGAAGATGATTTTGGCTTTTGCGAATCGTGCGGTATTGAAATTGGTATCCGCCGCTTAGAAGCTCGCCCAACAGCTGACCAGTGCGTGGACTGTAAAACGCTGGCGGAAATGAAAGAGAAGCAAATGACCGGAGCCTAA